CGGGCTCGAGTGGTGGCTGGCGCTGGGGACGACGAACTCGAAAGGGCCGAAGATGTACTGCATCAGCGGCCCGGTGAATCGGCCGGGTTGCTACGAGGCGCCGCTGGGTCTGCGCGTCCGCGATCTGATCTATGCCCCGGAGTTCGGCGGCGGGATGCGCGGCGGACGGAAAGTGAAGGCGGTCTTTCCCGGTGGGTTGTCGATGGGAGCCTTGCGGGGCGACGTCTTTCCGAAGCCGCCGACGGACACAGTCGATCCGACACAGGACTACGACGAGCTGGATTGCCGGCTCGATTTTGACGACGTGCGGCGCTATGACCTGATCGGGCTCGGCACGGCGGCGGCGGTTGTGGTGCCGGAGGACGTGGACATCCGCGACGTGCTGGTGAACGTGGCGCGGTTTTACGGGATGGAATCCTGCGGGCAGTGCACGCACTGCCGCGAAGGGACCGCGTGGGCGTACAAGATCGCGCAGCGCATCCGCGCCGACGCCGGCCGCGTGGTGGATTTGGACCTGATCGTGGAAGTGTCGCAGAACATGGGCATGATGCCAGGCATGAGCATCTGCGGCCTGCCCGATGGGGCCGCGTGGCCGCTGCGGACGCTGGTGCAGAAGTTCCGGCGGGAGTTTGAGCAGCGCATCGCGGCGCAGCCGCCGGATGCCGCCATGCGGCGGATTCGGGCGACGAACGCGGCGGCGTATGAGTTGCCGGTTTTGGAAGGCCGGGCGACGCGGCATGAGGGCGGGACGTTCCACACGCCGCTGGATGTGGCGCGCCCGGGAAGTTAGCGGTGTGGGGGGACCGACCTCTGGTCGGTCCGACGACAGGCCGGAGGCCTGTCCCCCAAAAGGCTGAGAGAGATGCCGAAGATCATCATCGATGGCCAGCCGATCGAATGCCGGGCGGGCATTCCCGTCCTGCAAGCCGCGCTCGAAGCGGGCCTGAACATCCCGCACTACTGCTATCACCCGGGGCTGAGCGTGGTTGCGAGCTGCCGGCTGTGCCTGATGGAGATGAAGCTGCCGCACCCGAAGACGCAGGAGCTGGTCTGGGCCCCGAAGCTCTTCCCGTCGTGCCAGACGCCGGTCAGGGACGGCATGGAGGTGCGGTTCAACTCGGAGGCGGTCCGCGAAAACCAGAAGCACGTGATGGAGTACTACCTGCTCAATCACCCGCTGGACTGCCCGGTGTGTGACAAGGCCGGCGAGTGTTACCTGCAGGACTACACGGAGACGGTGGGGCCGGGGTCCTCGCGGATGGTCGAGGACAAGCAGAAGAACCCGAAGAAGGACATCGGCCCGCACACGCTGCTGTACCAGGACCGCTGCGTGCTTTGCACGCGCTGCGTGCGCTTCGTGGACGAGATCGCGGGGGCGCACGAGCTGGCCGTGGTGAATCGCGGCAGTCGCGGCGAGATCGACGTATTTCCGGGGCAGCCGCTGGCGAACCCGTTGCAGGGCAACGTGGTCGACCTGTGCCCGGTGGGGGCGCTGCTCGACAAGGGGTTTCTGTTCAAGCAGCGCGTGTGGCTGCTCAAGTCGACGCCCTCGATCAGCCCCGTTGACAGCCGCGGCCAGACCATCTGGATCGACCACAATGAGCAGGGCATTCACCGCATCCGCCCGCGCTTCAATGAGCGGGTGAACGAGTGGTGGATCAGCGATGAGGCCCGCTTCGGCTGGAAGCACGTCCATCGTCCGGACCGGCTGAATCAGCCGCGGGTCTGCGTTATCAACAGCCTGCGGCCGGAGCCGTGGGAGGCGATGCCGGAAATCCTGCGCACCAGTCTCTCCGAGGCGGCCCGCCAGAACGGGGGGGCGGCGGTTGCAGCGGTGCTCAGCCCGATGATGAGCTGCGAGGAAGCGTGGCTGCTGGCGCAGTTCGTCCGGTCGATCGCGCCGCAGGCGACGTTGGCGCTCGGTTACGTGCCCGTCGTCGGTACCGACCGGACGTTCCCGAAGGGCTTCGTCATCAAGGCGGAGAAATGCCCGAATCGACGAGGCGTCGAGACTATCATCCAGCATTACGGCGGACGGACGTGCGATTTTCACACGCTGCTGGGCCAGGCGGTCGAAGGGCGCTTCAAGGCCGCGTACGTCGTAGGTGGTTACCCGGACGCATGGGTGACGGATGACATCGCGGCGGCGCTCGCCAAGGTGGAATTCCTGATCGTGCACGACCTGTTCCCGACGCCGCTTGACGCCAGCGCCGATGTGCAGATCCCGGCCGCGACGTGGGCCGAGCGCGAGGGGACATTCATGAATTGTGACGGGCTGCTCCAGCCGTTCGCGCGGGCGCTGGTCCCGCTGGAAGGCGTGAAAGCCGATGGGCAGTTCTTCTACGAGCTGGCCGGGCAGAGCGGACTGTTCAACGCGGCGAAGGTGCGGGCGGCCATGGCCCGCGCGCTGCCGCAATTCGGGGAAGCGTTTACGCCGCGCGTGCTGCCGGAGCATGCGCATTGAGCGCCGGATGAAGCGGAAGCCATGATCGACCCGACCGTCCATCGCATCGAGAGCCTGCTGCGGAACCCGGTGGTCTTCATCGGCGGGGCCACGGTGCTGACCGTGCTGCTGGCGGCGGCGCTGGTGGCGGCGTTCCCGCTCTATCGCGACTTGCTGTCCGATCCGTTCTGGTTCCCGATCATCGTCATGGCGGTGATTCTGTTCCTGATCCTGAACAGCACCGCGGTGTGTATCCTGGCCGAGCGGAAGATCGCGAGCTTCACGCAGGACCGGCGCGGGCCGAACCGCGTGGGGTTCTGGGGGTTGCTGCAGCCGATCGCGGACGGGATGAAGTTCTTCTTCAAGGAGGACATTATCCCGCGGTACGTGGACAAGCCGTTGTTTCTGCTGGCGCCGTGCGTCTCGCTGATCGTGTCGCTGATCGGCTTCGCGATCATCCCGTGGGCCGGCGACGTGCGCTGGCCGTGGGCGCCGGACGTGACCGTCTCGACGCAGGTCGCGCGCCTGAATGTGGGCATTCTGTACATCCTGGCGGTCGGTGCGCTGGGCGTGTACGGCGTGGTGCTCGCGGGCTATGCCAGCAACAACAAGTACTCGTTCTACGGCGGCATCCGCGCGGCCGCGCAGATGATCAGCTACGAATTGCCGCTCGGGCTGGGGCTGGTCTGCCTGTTGCTGACGACCGGCAGCCTGCGCCTGGAGGAGATCGTGGCGCAGCAGGCGCAGGGCGGCGTGTGGTACGTGTTCATGCACCCGCTGCCGTTTCTGCTGATTCTGGTCAGTTCGTTCGCCGAGACGAACCGCGCGCCGTTCGACCTGGCGGAGGCGGAGCAGGAGCTGGTCGGCGGCTTCCACACCGAGTACAGCTCGATGAAATTCGCGATGTTCTTCCTCGCCGAGTATGCGCACATCATCACGGGCAGCGCGGTGATGGTGGCGCTGTTCTTCGGCGGCTGGGCGCCGCTGCCGTTCACGGGCTGGCTGGCCGACAGCACCGCGTGGTGGGCCATGCTGATCAAGCTGGGCGCCTATCTCGCGAAGGTCGCGCTCTTCATCGGCGTGTTCATGCTGGTGCGCTGGACCATCCCGCGGTTCCGCTTCGACCAGTTGATGCGGCTGGCGTGGCAGTCCCTGGTGCCGGTCGGCGTGGGACTGGTCGCCGCGCTGGCCCTGCTGGCGGCGCTGGGGCTGCAGCGCAACCTGTGGGCGTGCCTGCTGGTGAACCTCCTGACGCTGGCGGTCATGTTGTGGTCGGCCGCGCGGACGCGCCGCCCCGTGACCGGCCGGCAGGACGACTTGCCGGACATC
The window above is part of the Phycisphaerae bacterium genome. Proteins encoded here:
- a CDS encoding (2Fe-2S)-binding protein, whose protein sequence is MPKIIIDGQPIECRAGIPVLQAALEAGLNIPHYCYHPGLSVVASCRLCLMEMKLPHPKTQELVWAPKLFPSCQTPVRDGMEVRFNSEAVRENQKHVMEYYLLNHPLDCPVCDKAGECYLQDYTETVGPGSSRMVEDKQKNPKKDIGPHTLLYQDRCVLCTRCVRFVDEIAGAHELAVVNRGSRGEIDVFPGQPLANPLQGNVVDLCPVGALLDKGFLFKQRVWLLKSTPSISPVDSRGQTIWIDHNEQGIHRIRPRFNERVNEWWISDEARFGWKHVHRPDRLNQPRVCVINSLRPEPWEAMPEILRTSLSEAARQNGGAAVAAVLSPMMSCEEAWLLAQFVRSIAPQATLALGYVPVVGTDRTFPKGFVIKAEKCPNRRGVETIIQHYGGRTCDFHTLLGQAVEGRFKAAYVVGGYPDAWVTDDIAAALAKVEFLIVHDLFPTPLDASADVQIPAATWAEREGTFMNCDGLLQPFARALVPLEGVKADGQFFYELAGQSGLFNAAKVRAAMARALPQFGEAFTPRVLPEHAH
- the nuoH gene encoding NADH-quinone oxidoreductase subunit NuoH gives rise to the protein MIDPTVHRIESLLRNPVVFIGGATVLTVLLAAALVAAFPLYRDLLSDPFWFPIIVMAVILFLILNSTAVCILAERKIASFTQDRRGPNRVGFWGLLQPIADGMKFFFKEDIIPRYVDKPLFLLAPCVSLIVSLIGFAIIPWAGDVRWPWAPDVTVSTQVARLNVGILYILAVGALGVYGVVLAGYASNNKYSFYGGIRAAAQMISYELPLGLGLVCLLLTTGSLRLEEIVAQQAQGGVWYVFMHPLPFLLILVSSFAETNRAPFDLAEAEQELVGGFHTEYSSMKFAMFFLAEYAHIITGSAVMVALFFGGWAPLPFTGWLADSTAWWAMLIKLGAYLAKVALFIGVFMLVRWTIPRFRFDQLMRLAWQSLVPVGVGLVAALALLAALGLQRNLWACLLVNLLTLAVMLWSAARTRRPVTGRQDDLPDIDVRPA
- the nuoF gene encoding NADH-quinone oxidoreductase subunit NuoF; protein product: MAFEPVLMRHVGVPNSTALAVYRAAGGYEGAARALRMKPDEVVELVQKANLRGRGGAGFPAGMKWSFLPKDRQVTYLCVNADESEPPTFCNRVLIDHDPHMLLEGILIAGYATRTTVAYIYMRGEFTEQFHTLQRALDEAYAAGFFGQNILGSGYDLECYIHRGAGAYVCGEETGLIESLEGKRGWPRIKPPFPAVEGAFRKPTVVNNVETLACLPHILTRGLEWWLALGTTNSKGPKMYCISGPVNRPGCYEAPLGLRVRDLIYAPEFGGGMRGGRKVKAVFPGGLSMGALRGDVFPKPPTDTVDPTQDYDELDCRLDFDDVRRYDLIGLGTAAAVVVPEDVDIRDVLVNVARFYGMESCGQCTHCREGTAWAYKIAQRIRADAGRVVDLDLIVEVSQNMGMMPGMSICGLPDGAAWPLRTLVQKFRREFEQRIAAQPPDAAMRRIRATNAAAYELPVLEGRATRHEGGTFHTPLDVARPGS